The DNA sequence gagttctgagagaactgtaactagcccaagatcacccagcaggcttcatgtgtaggagtggggaaaccaaccccgttcaccagattagagtctgtcgctcatgtggaggactggggaatcaaacccagttctccagatcagagtccaccgctcttaatcactacaccacactggctctctaaggtaACCTTAGTTTCCACCCTTTCAAAGACGCAGGTTTTTCATGGTGTGCCATTTCTGTCCTTGCTATTTTCTAAGAAGCACACACTCTTTTTGCAACCTTCAGTTCTGTTCGGTATTTATCAGTAGTCTTCCATGATCAAGTCTCAAAATACCTGACAATCAGTTCAATTTGGATTCTGCAGAAAAATGAGGAAGTTACTGCAAGTGGTTCTTGCCCTGAGGCTGTTCGACCATATCCTGCCTCGTGTTTCTGCTTGGGAAGACCACGGTGCGAGTTTGATTTCAGCGACACCCCACCCCTGACCATAACCATCTTCGTTCAGACCATATCGCATCTCCAAATTGGAGTGGTGATGACAGCATCAAATAGTCTTTTGATCTTTGCGCAAAGCAGCACTGATTGGAAAGGAAAAATCAGTATTTGATCTTACAGTAGCTGTTGTGCAAACATAAATGTGCCAAGTAAAACTTAACTTTCCACTGTTGCGTGGTGGGATCCAGCCCATTGGCTGTCTGCATCCAGCGTTTGGGTAATAGTTTTGCTTCTGTTTGGTGGCTAGATAAGTCACAGGGAAAAAACAGAGGTACAAAAATGAACTAGGGGGaataagaaatcaaaaaaatagtGCAAGTTCGTAATATTGATAATAAGACACAGTACAAATATTATAATTGTATAATGACACAATGACTAGCAAACACTGAGCTAGGACATTCAAATATAGGACATTGAGAAGGTGGCCGTCATCCTGGTTAACCGAGGAGGAAATAAATGCTCACTTCGTAATCCTCTTGTGTTCATAGAGATCGCTGCATCTTTTAATACATCAACTGCACAAgcttttgtggtgtagtggttaagagcagtgatttggagtggtggagtttgatctggagaaccaggtttgattccccactcctcctcatgagcgggtgaggctaatctggtgaactggatttgtttccccattcctatgcatgaagccagctggatgaccttgggcaagttacagttctattaagaactctctcagctccacctacatcacagggtgtctgttgtggggaagggaaggtgattgtaagccggtttgagtctcaagtggtagagaaagttggcgtataaaaaccaactcttcttctttttggataATGTCACCGTTGTAGGCTGGCTTCCAACTATAATTTATTTAATGCTACACTTCTCTGAGTTTAAGTGGGAAAATCTGGGGTTAGCATAAAAATGTAAGGTCGGAATGATACGGAAGTGCAGTTGGGCTTTACCTTGTTCTGAATATCAGAATATTTGTTGCTGTGAATAGTTCGGCTGAATAACATTACCTGTCAGCGGCAATTGATAACAATAACAATTCTGAAtgcctttttaaaacccattgatAACTGGAAGTGCTTCTAGGGGTCTCCAGTGTTTCTGTAAATGTTTAATTGGAACGTAATCCTTGAGTTACGATATTGTGCGATTTAGCCTTCATATGTTTAACTTTTATTTTCCCATTAGGTGCTCACGTTACAATCACGGACAGAGAGGCCGCCTTGGCGTTTCTCAAAGCAAATGTACAAGCGAATTTACCCACTGACATTCAGCCGAGAGCCATTGTAAAAGAACTGACTTGGGGGCAAAACTTGACAAGCTTCTCTGCGGGAGAGTACGACTTCATCTTGGGCGCGGACATAGTTTACCTGGAGGAAACGTTTGCGGACCTTCTCCAAACGCTGGACCACCTGTGCGCTGACCACACCGTGATCCTGTTATCTTGCCGCCTGCGTTATGAGCGAGACCAGAACTTCCTGATGAtgttaaaagggtttttttccgtCCGTGAGGTGTGCTATGACCCTGGCAACGATATACATATATTCGAAGCAAAGAGGCGTAAACGGAAAGAAGATTTGTGAACTGTTTGGCCGCCAGCTCTTTCACACACCTGGAGTTTACTTGAACCAATAGACAATTTAAGCCTTCTGTTCAGGTCCAGCTCTAGGCTTTTCTGATTtgcacttggggagggggtggggatacAATTCCTTCTTGAGTaattccacatgaagctgccttatactgaatcagacccttggttcatcaaagtcagtgttgtctactcagatcggcagcggctctccagggtctcaggcagaggtctttcacatcacttactcacctagtcgctttaactggagatgctggggattgaacctgggaccttctgcatatcaagcagatgctctaccactgagccacagaagaaaagttggtttttatacgccgactttctcttaccacttaagggagactccaaccggcttacaatcacctccccttctcttccccacaacagacaccctgtgatgtagctggggccgtgtgtgtgtgtgtgtaaagtgccgtcaagtcgcagccgacttatggcgaccccttttggggttttcatggcaagagactaacagaggtggtttgccagtgccttcctctacatttcagccctggtattccttggtggtctcccatccaaatactaaccagcgctgaccctgcttagcttctgagatctgacgagatcaggctagcctggaccatccaggtcagggctagctggggctgagagagctcttaatagaactgtaacttgcccaaggtcatccagctggcttcatgcgtgtgaatggggaaacaaatccatttcaccagattagcctccactgctcatgtggagaagtggggaatcaaaccagatcagactccaccgctccaaaccaccgctcttaaccactacaccatgctggcacagccTCTACCCAGTTAAGGGCAAAAAGGGTCAGTTTCCCTGCTGGGTAGAGCCAGAGTgtttggagtaggatctgggagaccagggtttgaAGCCTTACGGCTCCCATAGAAGCTCCCTGGGTAACCTGGGGCCGGTTgatctctttcagcctaacctacctcagggtgGTGGTTGAGAGAATAAAAGAGCAAGGAAGatcaatgttgtaagctgctttgggtctttgGGGGTACGGTGGggcaatatctaaataaatagatacataTTCAGATGGGCAATAATCTAGAAAGGATTTCAGGGGAAAAGACACTGAAGTCTGTTggggccaccccccaccccactgctacACAAGCCTGAGTGACTGGGAACTGAATACAGCATGATTGCTGAGTTTTCAGCAAGCAAAGATCGCAGGAGCTGGGACCGAActtgttttggttctgatttaggccaagggctcacatatTCCTAATTTTATTCTAATGTTTGCTAACTACTGCTGAAGCACATGCATCTAAATAAATGCCCCCTCTAAAAAAAACGAGAAACttggaaaggattttaaaagcatGTTTATGTGTCTGCACATAAATGTGTAAAAAGGTGTTATGACAGTTTATACCACAAATTTTACAGTAAGAAAAAAGCACTTTTATGACAATAATTCACAAATTCACAAGGATCACTTTAATATACAAAGCAATTACTAGCATTCTGAAACACAAAGCAGTTAGTATGTACATGTTACTAAAATGCAGTATAACTcagtactttaaaaaaagcacaaaAGGTTAAGTTAGaaaattaaaacatatttctAGGAAGTAGGGATTTGTCAAATTTATTCTCCAGTCCGTATTTCTTTGTTTAGTAATTTTGTTTCGatagaaaagttttttttaatgttcaataCCCTGTTTTGTGCTGATTGGGGGCAAAGAATCAAAAATGGGGGAAGGAGTGTGAATTTTATAgttttttattaaataaaaaataacaccCCAACCGTAACTCTAGAAACTTCCCACATTATCCTAAAGAAGTTTCAAATTGTAAATTCCAGACCAGAATGGCTTTATTCTTAATGTGAAAACTGATATACAAATGCAATAGGAGAGAACTATACACAGAAAAAGTATTTTTAAGTTGTACAACTTTCACCCCCCCAACTGCCCCACTGCTCCCCAAACCAAAAAGTTGATATATGCAGTAGCGTCAGCTTTTAAAACAGAGTTGATAGTCTAccatttctttttcttgcttttttaaaaaacaggagtTGTTCCATTACACAAAACATGGAGTGCCAACTGGCGTCGAAACCATCTTTCTAACCCACCCGCCTTTTGTTTTTTTTGATAGTGCGTGTTTCTGAGTTCATCCACAGGCTTTTTCTTCACCCCCTTCCCACTTTAATTCTGGTTCAGATTGTCCCTCACATCACAGATACCTGGCTGAAGGCGAAGGCCCTCCTGACTCTGATAATGCCGCTCTACAAAGCAAAAGTACAATAAAGGCTTGAGTACTGCGTGAAAGAACTGGCACCGATCTCCGCTTTGTTTACATGATCAAGGAGTCAATCAGAAGGTGGAGCTGAAGATCACTGCCCCCCTCCACTGCTGATACTTAGAAAATATTGACTTTACTCAGTCTCTTTGCAGGTTTAGAGGTTTCCTGTACACAACAGCACATTACTGTAGCAATGCAGTGGCTCATAAATCATGTCCACAGTGACCCAAACAGGTTTTTGCAGCACACACAACCCAGGAAAAGATAAACTTTATCTCAGCTCAGTTGTCATCAGTTTTCTCAATACGCCGAGGTAAGCCACACTCCCACCCCACAAACACACCCGGACAGATAACTCTACAGATGAAGATGCATCCCGAGACATAAACACTCGATGCCTCtttgaaacagaaacaaaaacggTGACGTTTTGAGGTGTGCGCGAACCCTGAGAAAGTGAACGAGAGAGGCTTGCCCGCAAGGTGCCGTGAGATTCCTTACTGGGGTAAACGAGAcataaagggcaaaaacgcatggtcactttatcctcctttaatccttgttttagccaggatcgaacgcacattaggcgaaacgcatgtgttcgatcctggctgaaactgattaaaggaggataaagcaaccatgcgtttttgcccaatgatTCACAAGGATGCTCCTGGACCAATCCTAGGAATTCCTGACTGTGGAATCGAGCCCTAAAAAGGTCTGAAAGCTCGCTTCTGGCCAGCGGGGACCAGCACTTGAAGTACCAAAAATTCAGATAATTACCCTAACTTGTGCTAAACATTTTT is a window from the Euleptes europaea isolate rEulEur1 chromosome 15, rEulEur1.hap1, whole genome shotgun sequence genome containing:
- the METTL21A gene encoding protein N-lysine methyltransferase METTL21A isoform X1, coding for MALVPYDDTHLWGMQKLHKPSAVYLFANHTIQIKQNWQQLGVAAVVWDAAVVLCTYLETGEVDLRGRSVIELGAGTGLLGIVAALLAMKFAMTTFICLTFIFPLGAHVTITDREAALAFLKANVQANLPTDIQPRAIVKELTWGQNLTSFSAGEYDFILGADIVYLEETFADLLQTLDHLCADHTVILLSCRLRYERDQNFLMMLKGFFSVREVCYDPGNDIHIFEAKRRKRKEDL
- the METTL21A gene encoding protein N-lysine methyltransferase METTL21A isoform X2, producing the protein MALVPYDDTHLWGMQKLHKPSAVYLFANHTIQIKQNWQQLGVAAVVWDAAVVLCTYLETGEVDLRGRSVIELGAGTGLLGIVAALLGAHVTITDREAALAFLKANVQANLPTDIQPRAIVKELTWGQNLTSFSAGEYDFILGADIVYLEETFADLLQTLDHLCADHTVILLSCRLRYERDQNFLMMLKGFFSVREVCYDPGNDIHIFEAKRRKRKEDL